Below is a window of Thermodesulfitimonas autotrophica DNA.
CCGCGCGTCACTCTTTCACCCGAAAGGCGCCGGGAAGCGGTTGCTCCCGGTGCCAATTTCACCTTTATTTTAACCCCTTCCCTCCAGGTGCTGACGTACCGTTTTTAAGACCGCAGACTCTAAAGCCCAACCCGCCCGGCTTCCCTGCCGCGTCCCGCGCCGTTCAAGTTCGCGGTCAATCCGGTCAATGACCGCTGCTTTACTTACGCCCCAGCGCGGCGCAAGGAGAAGCGCGTCGTCGGTCACGTCACCCACCAATCGCAAAATCACCGTCTGCGGCGAAAGGGCCTCAATAAAATCGCAGGATAGGGAAACATACTCGTCCAGACTAAGCGTTTTAACTTCCCCGCGCAGAAACGCGGCCGCAAGAGGCGTTCCTTCAAAAACCTGTAAATGGTGCAGCTTCACCCCGTCAACACCGGTGGCGTTCAGGGCGGCGGCCGTCGCGAGCATGTCGGCTGCCGTCTCCCCCGGCAGTCCCAGAATCACGTGCGCGCCGATATAAATGCTCCGCCCGCGGGTCCTGGCCACTGCAGCCGCAAAAGTGGCGAAGTCGTGCCCCCGGTTGATCCGCTGGAGCGTCGCGTCGTGACAGGATTGCAAGCCGTATTCCACCCAAACCATCCAGCGGTCCGTGTAGCTTTGGAGTAAATCGAGAACCGGGTCAGGAACACAATCGGGCCGGGTGGCGACAGCCAGCCCCACCACCTCCGGGTCAGCAAGCGCCTCCTCGTAAACCCGGCGCAGCGCCGCTATTGGCGCGTAGGTATTGGTATAGGCCTGAAAATAGGCGATGTAACGTCCCGGACCTCGCCGGTGCCCTTTAAAACGGCGCACCTGCTCCGCAACCGTCAGTCCACGTCCGGAAAAGGGGCTGAAAGCCGGGTTCAGGCAAAAGATGCAGCCCCCCGAACCCACGGTGCCGTCACGGTTCGGGCACCCGAAACCCGCGTCAAGCGGGATTTTACGCACCGGTCCCCCAAAATGCTCCTTCAAGAAGCGGCTAAACGTGTAGTAGCGCTTCTCCATTCAGGATTTCCCCTTAGCCTCCGGGAACTCCCGGGACAGGAAGGCGTGCGCGGTAAGGATTTTAATCCCCTGGTACTCGCCCACCTGAAGCAGGTGTCTGTCCTGAGAGACGATATAACCGGCCCCACCGCAAACCGCACACTCGAGCAGGCGGTTATCTGAGGGGTCCTCTTTAATAACCCGCAGACGAAAATCCGGATGCACTAACGTCATGTTCTCGCGGGACAGGAGCTTCTGGATCGCCCGTTCGCGCCGGTCAACCGCCTCCCGCGGGCCAAAACGCATCCGGTTGAAGATGTGCAGGTACTCTTCCCGCAAAGCGGGACTTATCAGGACGTCAATTTTACCTTCCAACCAGAGACTTACCAGCCGGCCAGAGGCTTTAACCGGGTTGATAAGTCCCCCCATCACCACGTTGGTATCCACAACAATGCGGGGGCGTAAACCGCGGCACTCCTTTCCCGCCGCCGGGACCCCACCGCCAAGGCGTTCTGAGAGAGCGGCCGTATGGCCCTTGGCGTCCGGAGTAGTCTTTTTATGGTAAAATAGGCGTAAAGGGGTGAGCATCCTCTGGATAAGCGCCTTTATACCTTTTGCCTGGCCATCCTTCCCGTCATGATCTGTTCGGGGATGGTCTACTCCGTCTTGGCCCTCTACTTTGCCAACCTCGGCGCCACCACCAGCCAGATCGGCCTGATTTACACCACCGGTGCCCTCACCGGCGCTCTTACCGGTCCGTGTCTTGGCCGCCTTGCCGACCGTTACGGGCGGAAGCCCGTGATCATGGGCGCGATGCTGAGTTTCTTTCTCGTTTTCCTCGCTTACGCCCTCATGCGCCACATTCAGCTCGCCTTTCCGATCCAGGCCGTGGAAGGTGTCGCCTGGGCGGGATTGGGCGCGGCGGCGACGGCGCTGGTTGCGGACCTTGCCCCGCGTAGCCGCCGGGGCTGGGCGATGGGGATATACGACCGCACCTGGTTTATCGGCTGGATCGTGGGGCCCACTTTCGGAGGCTTCGTGGCGGAACACCTCGGCTTTCGCCAAACCTTTATGATCGCCAGCAGCCTGATCTTGATCGGACTGGCCGTTTTGCTCCTCTGGGTAAAGGAACCGCCCCGTCCCGGAGCAGGCTGACCGAACCCCGTTCCGTCCGACCCTATTCTGTTCGCTTAACGCTTGTTTTTTAGACATTTACTTCTCCTTTCCAGGGATCACCGCCGAATCGCAAAGCCGTTAAACTCGCCGCGCCAATCTTCCCACGTAACCTTTACCTCCATCACCCGCGCCGCTGGCGAACCTTTGTGGCACCAGGCAACGAGCCGCTCGACCGCCTCCCGCTCTCCTTCGAAAACCGCCTCTACCGAACCATCGGGCAGGTTGCGCACCCACCCAGTAACTCCGGCCGCAAGTGCCTCCTGCTGGGTATAACCGCGGAAGTAGACACCCTGGACTTTCCCCCTCACAATAACGTGCGCCCGTGCTTGCGGCATCTTTTCACCCCCGACTTCTTCGCCCTTCCTGCTGCGGCACGTAGAGTTCCCGCCAGAGCCGCCCCGGCAGAAGCGCCCGTAACCGGACCGCGTCGTACCGCCACCTCCCCGTAAAAGGGTTCTTAAGCCAATCACGCGGGTTAACGTGCGGCCGGTCCGCGTAGTGAACAACCCGGCGGGTCTTCAGCCACCGCCGCACTAATTCATCCTCACCGCTGTTCACAACCGCCTCCCGGACCGCCAGGGCCCTACCCGTCGCCGGACAGCAGAAAAAGGTCTGGCAAACGAAGGGTCGCACCGGGTAAACCCTGCAGGTGCGCGCCTGCCGGTCAAGAAAGATGCAGTAACCATCATCGAGACGGCGGAGGGTGATGTCGACAACCGGACCGGTGACGGCAACGTAGCCGTAGCGGCTCAAAAACTCGCTTAAAGAGGAGCATCCGGTAACCCGCGACAGCAAAAAAGAGTCGATAATCGTGAGCGGCGCCCGCTCCGCGCAGCAGCGGTCGCAACCCCGGCAGGCCCGCACTTCCGGCCGCCGCACCCGGGTGAGCTCAAGCCCCGTAAAGGCACGGTTCAGGGCGTCAAGATAATCCTGGACGGTTGCTCTTTTCGCCGTAATAACCAGATCATATCCCTGAGCCGCCCCGAAGCGCTGTAGAAGCACTTTAACCGCCAATTCGGCTCGTTCCCTTCGCGCACCCTGCTTTAACCTTAAGTATAGCGTAAATACCGGGGGAATGCTAACGAAAAACTTCAGGGGCCAAGCTCGCACCAGCGTCTGCCGTAATCCCCGACCACCTGCACAAACGTCGCGTGGGACCAGGTAAGCGGCGCCACGGAAAGGGGCTCCCCGGTATAAGGGTGGACCTGTTCCGCCATGATTCCCGTAGGCAGAGAGTAGCGTACCGCCCACTCGATCAGCTCCCTGGCAGCCGCGAGATCTTCCCGGCACTGCGCCCGGGCCACGTGCCAGCCCGCCAGCCATAGAGTGCAGATAAACCAGGGATTTCCCGGCACCCGGGCGATATCGTCGCTGCGGCGGAAATAGTAGTCGTTCGCGTACCGCGCCAGGCCGCCTACTTCCGTCTTCACCCAGAGCCCGTCGCGGACCGCTTCCATCGTGCGCACCACGCGCGGATCGGTTGCCGGAAGCACGCCGAACCCCCAAACGCCCCACAGACTCGCATCGAGGGTGTAATCTGGCGTCACTTTTTCCCCGGCTACCGGGTAAAAACCGCGGATAAACCGGCCCAACTCTTCGCTGTAAAGCTCCGTCAAAATCCCGGTTTTGACCGCTTCCGCCGCCTCTTCCCACCTCACGGCAGACTTCACGTCCCCTAACAGCGCCGCGCATAAAGAGGCCGCGTGGAGGCCCGCGTAGACCGCGCTCGCCGTGAAAGTGAAGATGCCGCACCGCTCCTCCCAGAGATCGTAGCTCGGCAGCGGCAGGCCGCTCCCGGGATCACGGTAACCGGCCATAAACGCGGCAGCGGGTTTAACCAGCTTGGGATAAAGCTCGGCCAGAAAGCAAAAGCTCCGGTAGCGCCGGTAGTGCTCCCAGAGCGCCCAGAGCACCAGCGCCGTTTCGTCCTCCTGGATGGGCAACTGAAACTCCCCGTCGCGCACCCACGACTGCCAGCTCGAACCTACCGAGCCCTCCGGGTTGTACTTATGCCAGTGGTAACCGCCTTCGCTCAGCGTTCGCGCCGCAAAGTGATAAAAAGGAACCGTGAGTTCCGGGTAGCCGGCCCTGTCTAACGCGTAACTCACCAGCGCCCCGTCCCGCGGCCAGACGTAGGAATAGTGGTCCCGGTTGGTCAGCAGGATGTCGCTGTCATTGGCCGCCAGGATTGCGCCCCGCCTATCGATCTGCGTCCGCAGGATGAGCAGGCTGCGCCGGTAAAGACGGACCACCTCCTCCGGCAGATCCCCGAAGTCGTTCTCCGCCTTCCGGACCCAATTTTGCCAGTAGATGGCCGTGCGCTTCAAAAGCGTTTCCGGCCCTTCGTTCAGGACAAGCGTGTTCTTTTCCCAGACCTCATGGAAGTTCCGGCCCGCCACCACCCAGAAGAAGAGCACTTCCTTTCCCTGCGGCGGGATTTCCGCCGCCAACCCAACCGTGCTGTTAACCGCCCCCTGATCGGCGGGGTTGCTCAGCAGCACCCCGTCTTCGGCGTCGGCACGGCTTCCCTGCCCTCCCGGGAAGCGCTTGCGGATGCTGTACTGTTTAATGCCCTGCCCGCCAAAACGCCCGTTCAGGAGGAAATAATAGTCGCGCTTGTAGTGAATAAGGGTCGCGGTACTCGGGTCGTAGAGCGCCGTGTCCCCGACGTCAAAACCGGCGATATTAAAATCGTGGAAAAAAAAGACCCGGAATTCCCTTGCCTCATCCGCCAGATTCTCAATCTCCGCCCTGCGGAGGAGAATGTTTTCCTGGCAGTCAACAGCGTCGGTGAAACGAATCGCCACCCCCAGTCCCGTATGAACCGCTTCGGTTTCCGCCACCAGGGTATACTCCTGGTAGCGCATGGTGATTTCCCAACCGTCCCCGCCAACCCAAGAAAAAGCACCGTTCACCCACAACCCGACCTCGCCTTTACCCATCCCAAAATGATTTTCCATCCCTACGTAAGGGTAGTAAAGGTCCCGCAGGTGATAAAATTTATCAAAATTTACCAGCATCGTTCCGTTACCGAGCACTATCTCGCGCGGCATTTATTTCCTCCCCGACTTATTCAGTTGGTCTACCTCTCCACAACATGATAAAGGTTATTACCGTTGCAGACAAATCCTCGCCCCAAATTCCGGCTTACGGCCAAACGCGCCGTGATTTTACTTTTATAAAGCGCAAAAAGCGAGGCAATAATAAAAAAAGCTTGAACGGCGCTATTTTTTTACCGTTTTTTGTCTATGATATTTTCCGCACGCAAATCATATGCACCGTGACCGAGAGCCATCCTTGAGGGGGTAAAGCATAATGAGCTTCTTCGTTTTAATATTAAGTATTATCTTGGCGGCTATAATTATCGTCCTTTTTTTTCGGGCTTGGCGCCGGCCGGCCGGGGAAGGGCTTAACGTCTCTCCCCCGCTGCCGCCAAAGAGACCCGATACGGAGTTCGCCGCTGAAATCTGGCCTTCCGTCTCCGTACCACCCGCGCCGGCAGGGCAAATGGCTCCCGAACTGCCCCGGCGGTACGGGGAAGACCGCCTTGTCCTCCTCGCCCGCGACCCCCACTGGCTTTTTGCCTATTGGGAGGTAAGCGCTACCAAGCAGGAAGAGTTTCAGGCCCGCTACGGTCCGGAAGCCTGGCGGACCTCCCGGCCCGTGTTGCGCCTTTACGACGTGACCGGCATCAAATTCGAAGGATACAACGCCAACAGTTACGTTGATATTCCCATCAGTGAGGAAGCGGACAACTGGTACCTCGAGGTCGGCCAGCCCAACCGCACCTTCTGCGTCGACCTTGGGCGGCTCCTGCCTACGGGGGAGTTCGTGACGCTGCTCCGCTCGAACTTAGCCCACACACCGCGGGCAGTACTTTCCGAACTCTGCGACGAAGAATGGATGTGGATAGAAGGGGTGTACCGGTCCATTCTGCGCTACCAGTTCGGTATCAGCTCCCCGTTGCTTTTCGAAGAAATCGCCGCCCGCATGGGTAAGGAAGTGATACCGGTTGGGATCGGCTCCCCGGTAATCCTTCCCCCTGTAAGAAAGTAGCTGGAGGAAACGAGCATGCGTAAAGGCTATCTCGCCATCGTGCTGCACGCCCACCTGCCCTTTGTCAGGCATCCGGAACATTCCTTTGCTCTGGAGGAAAGGTGGCTTTACGAAGCGATCACAGAGTGCTATATCCCGCTCATCTGGGCCTTCGAAGCGCTGGTCAATGACGGGGTGCGTTTCCGCCTCACCCTCTCCCTTTCGCCGCCGCTCCTCTCTATGCTCACCGACGAATTCCTCCGGCAGCGCTATCTCCATCACCTCCACAAGCTGCTGGAGCTAACGGATAAGGAAACCTGGCGTACAGCGGGGACGCCCTTCTTCCCCTTGGCCCAGATGTACCAAGCACGCTTTCGCCGCGTCCGCGACACCTTCAACGCTTACGGTGGCAACCTGATCGCCGCCTTCAAAAAATTCCAAGAAGCCGGGTGTCTCGAAATCATCACCACTGCTGCCACCCACGGCTATCTCCCCCTCCTCTTCGTCAACCCGCAGGCGGTGGCCGCCCAGATCGCGGTGGCGGTTAAACTTTACCGCCGCCATTTCGGGCATAACCCACCCGGTTTTTGGCTGCCCGAGTGTGCCTACACACCGGGAATCGACGCCTATTTAAAGAAGCACGGCATCCGTTACTTTTTCGTCGATACCCACGGCCTCCTTTTCGGCTCCCACCGACCCCGTTTCGGCGTCTTCGCCCCGGTCTTCTGCCCCACCGGCGTTGCCGCCTTCGGCCGTGACGTAGAATCCTCCAAGCAGGTCTGGAGCGCTAAAGAAGGCTATCCGGGGGACTTCGACTACCGCGAGTATTACCGGGACATCGGCTACGACCTGGATTTGGAGTATATTCGCGATTACATCCACCCGGACGGCATCCGCATCAACACGGGCCTTAAATACTACCGGATCACGGGCAAAACCGAGCACAAAGAGCCTTACGTTCCCGAATGGGCCCGCGAGAAGGCGGCTACTCATGCCGGTAATTTCATGTTCAACCGGGAACACCAGATCAGGTATCTCTCCCGCTTCATGGACCGGCCGCCGCTCATCGTCGCTCCTTACGACGCCGAGCTTTTCGGCCACTGGTGGTTCGAAGGGCCCCAATGGCTCGAATTCCTTGTTCGCAAAATAACTTACGATCAGGAAATCATTGAACTTGTTACGCCCTCGGATTACTTGCGGCGCCACCCCTGCAACCAGGTGGTTACCCCCTGCCCGTCAAGCTGGGGGAACAAAGGCTACCACGAGGTCTGGCTTTGCGGCGCCAACGACTGGATCTACCGGCACCTTCACTGGGGAGCCGACCGAATGGTAGAGCTTGCTAACCGCTTTCCGGAAAGCAGCGGTATGCTCCGCCGGGCCCTCAACCAGGCGGCGCGGGAACTGCTCCTGGCACAATCAAGCGACTGGCCCTTCATCATGGCCACCGGCACCATGGTGGAGTATGCCGTGCGCCGCTTCCAAACGCATATGGCAAATTTTATCGGCATTTACCGACAAATCACCGAGAACCGCGTCGAGGACGGCTGGATCGAAGAACTCGAAAGTCATAACAACATCTTCCCGGAAATCGATTACCGCGTCTTTACCAAAGACTAAAGAGGCGCCATCCCAGAGCAATGGCGAAAAACAGAAACAATTGTCTAAAAATCTTCAGGAAGAGAATGAGAAATAGCTTGACATTTTTATCCCGGTTGGTAAAAATTTATTTGGGTTTTTTAATCGCGGTAGCAAGGAAAATTCCGGCAAACCACGAAAGTCTCTTTCTCGTTTTTATTCCGGTTCTTCACGCACTACAATACCGAAAGGCGGAAGCAACCGTGAAGATCACCGAAATTATGAACCGCAACGTCCTCACCGTCTGCCAAGACCAGCCGGTTTCGCAGGCTGTTCACCTGATGGAAAAACATAAAGTAGGAGGGCTCGTCGTCTTAGCACCAGACGGCACCTTAGCGGGAATTGTAACCTCGCGCGACCTGCGTGGCGTCCCGACAAGCCAGCCAATCAGCGAAATAATGTCCCGCGACCTCACGGTTATTGACCCTGCAACGTCACTCTGGGAAGCGATGGATATTATGAACCAGGCAGGCGTTGAAAGGCTGCCGGTCGTCGCCGCCAAGAAACTTATCGGTATCGTTACCAAGATCGATCTTCTTACCACTATCGCCCGCCATACCGATTCGCTCACCGGCCTTTATACCGCCGCCTACCTCCGGGACACGGCAGAGCGACTCTTGCAGACGGCGCCGGAGATCTGCATTATTTTTTTCGACATTGACGATTTCGGATTGATCAACAAGCTGCTCGGCCACTCGCAGGGGGACCAGTGCCTCCGGCTGGTGGCTAATCTTTTATGTTGCCAGAGCAAACCCGGGCAGGACTTTCCTTGTCGCTATGGCGGCGACGAGTTCGCTGTGGTGAGCACCCGGCCCCTGGAAGATGCGGTTGTGTGGGCAAGAAGCCTGACGGAAGAAGCGGAAAGGAGTTGCAAATCCGTTTCCCTCAGCCTCTCGGCGGGAATAGCCGGTGGCAGGCGCCGGAGCTTCCGGCCCGGGACCAATCCGGCGGACGTGGTGGAAAGCCTGATTAACTTAGCCAGTTTGGCTTCCACGCGCGCAAAACTCAAACGCTCCAGAATAGAAGTCGCCAGCGGCGAGCCACCGCTTCCCAATTAATTCCCGCTACTTAGGTCGAGCCGCAACGTAGCGGCTCCTTTCAAGTAAAGATGCTTGAGTTCCCTCTGGGATTTTTCCGTATTAACGTGCATCAGCACCCTGAGCACTTTTCCCATCGCCCCAGGCACATCAATCTCCTGCGCGCAGAGAAGAGGCACATACTGCCAGCCTAGTTCCCTTGCCGCCAAAGCAGGAAACTCCGCGTTCAAGTCCGGCGTCAGGGTAAAAAAGATGCTCGCAATATCCTCGATCTCAATTCCGTTCTCCCGGACAAGTGCTAAAAGCAGCTCTTTGGTGGCCGCAATAATTTCCTCCCGCGTGTTCCTCTCGACGGTAATCGCTCCCCTTATCCCGCGAACACGAATTGGCCTGCACACTCCCTTCACGAAATTTCAGCGCCCGTTATACTTGCGCTCCAGGGCAACCCGGTAACGCGCAAGTTCTTCGCCGATCCGGAAGAAGAACCGCTCCATCTCGTACCTGCTGAGCACCACATTTTCCGGCTCGAGGATCTCGATTTTTCTAAATTCCTCGCGAAAGACCAGTCGCACCAGATCATCTATACCTTCCGCGACCACCGTCAACTCCAGCGGTGCGAAGGCAACCTCCGCTCCCGTAACCTCATCGGTAACGGTGTACACTTCCCAGGACATGTTGATATCCTCGATGCGTATCCCCTGCAGCGGCACGTTCCGGAAAAGCGCAGCCTGCTGTTCCCGCGCATCCTCCGCTGCCTTCTCCGTCGTTTTGCCGCCAAACAGGAGACGACCCGGCCTGCTCACCCCGCGAAAATCGAGGCGGATGCGCGCCCGAATCTCTCTTTCTAACAGGTCGGTACCCGCAAGGCTTTTGACCAATACGAATTCCCCCTTACACCCCATAATAACAATTCATTCGCGCCAAGCCAGCAAATTCCTCCCCGCCGCGCGTCTACCCGCCTCTTTAGCCCCAAAATTTGTACAGGAGACCAGGTCTTAAAGAAAATGCTAACCGCCCGCGCTCTTCCCCGGCCGGCTTTCTCCTTCGCCTTTACTTCTTGTTTCGTAATCCGGACAGAGGCCAACCGCTTCCCTTAGCGCCGCCACTTCATCTTCGCTCAGGTATCGGTAGGCCCCGGGACGCAGCCCTTGCAAACGCAACTGGCCGATACCAACCCTCTTAAGACGCAGTACCGGGTAGCCTACTGCCGCACACATGCGCCGTACCTGCCGCTTGCGTCCTTCCCGCAGCGTAATCTGCAAAAGCGTGCGCCGCGGCAGCCTGCGGAGCACCGTCACCTCTGCTGGCTGCGTCGGACCGTCTTCCAAGAGCACCCCCTCGCGGAGCTGCCGGACGGCCTCTTCTCCAATAGCGCCCGCAACCCATACGTAATATATCTTCGGCACCTTATACCGGGGGTGAATCAGGCGGTTGGCTAACTCGCCGTCGTTGGTGAGGAGAAGCAGCCCTTCGCTCTCATAGTCGAGTCGCCCCACAGGATAGACCCGCTCTGGAACCGCCCGCAGAAAATCGCTTACTTTGGGCCGCCCCTGGGGGTCGTAAAGTGTCGTAACGACGCCCACCGGTTTATAAAAAGCAAGATAAACGCGCTTCTTCTCAAGAAGCCGCTTCAAATAAACCGGCCTTCCGTCGATCTCCACCACGTCCCGCGCCGGGTCGATCTTCACCCCGGGCCGCGCCACGAGCCGCCCGTTAACCTTTATCCGCCCCGCCTTGATCAGCATCTCGGCCCGCCGCCGCGAAGCCACCCCCGCCCGGGCTAAAAGCTTATGCAATCTTTCTTCTGCCAAAGCGCCATCACCCGGGGAATATTATACCCGTAACGGCAAGGACGGGCTACCTTTTCGCTGCCAACGCCCCCCTTTCAGCCGAAAATCTTGTTGGGCAAAGGCCCGCTTTTGGCTATCGCCCCAAATGTTCCTCCCCTACCGAAAAAAGAGCCGCACAAAAAGCACCGAAGCTAAAAACGTAGTAAAATCGGCCAAAAGGCCGGTTACCGGCGCGTAACGGTACTTTTTTACCCCGACCGCGCCGAAGTAAAGGCTCAGCACGTAGAACGTCGTATCGCTCGAGCCCTGCATTGTTGAGACCAGTCGGCCGAGGAAGCTGTCCGGCCCGTGGGTGCGGATAATATCCGTGGCGATGCCGAGGGCCGCGCCACCCGACAGCGGGCGCATAATCGCGTGGGGCAAAACTTCCGGTGGGATACCCAGCGGCGTGAGGACTGGCGCCAGCAGGTGTGCCATCCCCGCCATGGCACCGGAAGCGCGAAAGACGCTGATCGCAACCAGCATGGCCACTAAATAAGGGATCGTTTTGACCGCGATGGCGAAACCCTCCTGGGCTCCGGAAACAAAAGCCTCGTAAACAGGGACGCGGCGGCAAAAAGCAGCCACCAGCACCAAAAGTAAGAGGCCGGGGATCACCCATTCCGCCGCCACACTCACGAAACCAATCATTCAGGCCGCCTCCCGGAACCGCTTGTTTTGCCTGAGCCTACTTGCTTTTTGGGTAAAACCGCCGCAGCACCGCGTCGGCAAGCACCGCTACCGTCATCCCGCAGGCCGTTGCGAGAATCGTGGTGCCGATGATTGCCGCGGGCTCACGCGAGCCGTAAAGTGCCCGGATACCGATTACCGTAGTGGGGACCAGCGTGAGGCAGGCGGTGTTAAGCGCCAGGAAGGTGCACATCGCCGGCGTGGCCTCCTCCGGATGCGGGTTCAGTTTCTGCATCTCCCGCATAGCCGCAAGCCCCGCGGGTGTCGCGGCATTGCCGAGGCCAAGGATGTTTGCGGCAAGGGTCAAAATAATTGCACCGACGGCCGGGTGGTTGGGCGGCAGCCCCGGAAAGAGCAAACGGACTAGCGGCCGCACCAAGCGAGACAGGAACTCAACCAAGCCCGCCGCTTCCGCTACCCGCATCACCCCGAGCCAGAAGGCGATGATGGCGATTAAGCCAAAGGAGGTATCCACCGCTGTTTTCGCTCCTTCAAGGACAGCCGCCGTGACGGCCTCGGCCCTGCCCTTGATCATCGCTATGATAACGCCAGAAAGCATAAGGAAAAGCCATAAAAGATTAACCACTGGCGCACCCTCCAGGCCGGGACGCTGCTCACGCGCCTCCGGCAGATCCGTTATCTAAAGCTTATTTCCTCGTGGGCGGCAATTAGAAGCGGGCGCGAAAGGGCTTTCGCCTTGTTTTACACATCATAACCCGCAATCTCCCAGTAACCGGCATAAGACCTCTTGACTTTTTATCCTGGTATTTTTACAATTATAATGAACATATGTTCATAATAAGCGAAGGA
It encodes the following:
- a CDS encoding spore maturation protein; this translates as MIGFVSVAAEWVIPGLLLLVLVAAFCRRVPVYEAFVSGAQEGFAIAVKTIPYLVAMLVAISVFRASGAMAGMAHLLAPVLTPLGIPPEVLPHAIMRPLSGGAALGIATDIIRTHGPDSFLGRLVSTMQGSSDTTFYVLSLYFGAVGVKKYRYAPVTGLLADFTTFLASVLFVRLFFR
- a CDS encoding nucleoside recognition domain-containing protein; this translates as MVNLLWLFLMLSGVIIAMIKGRAEAVTAAVLEGAKTAVDTSFGLIAIIAFWLGVMRVAEAAGLVEFLSRLVRPLVRLLFPGLPPNHPAVGAIILTLAANILGLGNAATPAGLAAMREMQKLNPHPEEATPAMCTFLALNTACLTLVPTTVIGIRALYGSREPAAIIGTTILATACGMTVAVLADAVLRRFYPKSK
- a CDS encoding pseudouridine synthase produces the protein MAEERLHKLLARAGVASRRRAEMLIKAGRIKVNGRLVARPGVKIDPARDVVEIDGRPVYLKRLLEKKRVYLAFYKPVGVVTTLYDPQGRPKVSDFLRAVPERVYPVGRLDYESEGLLLLTNDGELANRLIHPRYKVPKIYYVWVAGAIGEEAVRQLREGVLLEDGPTQPAEVTVLRRLPRRTLLQITLREGRKRQVRRMCAAVGYPVLRLKRVGIGQLRLQGLRPGAYRYLSEDEVAALREAVGLCPDYETRSKGEGESRPGKSAGG